Proteins encoded in a region of the Myxococcus guangdongensis genome:
- the carB gene encoding carbamoyl-phosphate synthase large subunit, with amino-acid sequence MPKRTDIRKVLVIGSGPIVIGQAVEFDYSGTQAIKALRDEGVEVVLLNSNPATVMTDPEFAFRTYIEPITVDAAERILAAERPDSLLPTMGGQTALNLAKALAEQGILEKYGVRLIGASLEAINKAEDRQLFKAAMQKIGVALPKSGYATTLDQAMSLVEEIGFPSIIRPSFTLGGTGGGIAYNREEFETICRSGLKASPTSTILVEESVLGWKEYELEVVRDTADNVIIVCSIENLDPMGVHTGDSITVAPAQTLTDREYQRMRQASLAIIREIGVDTGGSNIQFGIHPKDGRMVVIEMNPRVSRSSALASKATGYPIAKIAAKLALGYTLDELRNDITRDTPASFEPTLDYVVVKVPRFNFEKFPHADRTLTTSMRSVGEVMAIGRTFPEAYMKALRSMELGRVGLEPPELPQEKEEREKVLREALRIPRPERPWFVAQAFREGLTVADVHQLSAIDPWFLRYIEMLVREAQSIQEYGRLDQLPDEVLRQAKAHGFSDKYLGKLLGYPEEEVRAHRHSRSIRPVFKRVDTCAAEFEAFTPYLYSTYEEEDEAPPTDRQKVLILGSGPIRIGQGIEFDYACVHAAFALREAGYETVMVNCNPETVSTDYDTSDRLYFEPLTIEDVLEVSQREKPVGAIVQFGGQTPLRISVPLEKAGLPILGTPPDAIDRAEDRERFSALIEKLGLTQPENGVARSHAEAFKVAERIGYPVMVRPSYVLGGRAMETVYDASSLERYMREAVSASPEHPVLIDRFLKDAIEVDLDLVADRTGAVMIGGVLEHIQEAGVHSGDAAATLPPHSLSPDLVERMKDQAIALAQELGVVGLMNVQFAIQGKTIYILEVNPRASRTVPFISKATGVAMAKIAALCMVGKTLVELGATQEPQMNHVAVKESVFPFARFAGVDVILGPEMKSTGEVMGLAQDYASAFAKSQLAAGVKLPKSGKVFISVKDDDKPAVVDLARRLRAMGFTLIVTAGTHKYLATKGIEAQVVQKVKEGRPNIVDKIVDGEIVLVINTTFGKQEISDSFSIRRESLMHSVPYYTTVQAARMAVGALESLKRADLEVKPLQEYLGVTSTVPGKARR; translated from the coding sequence ATGCCTAAGCGTACCGATATCCGCAAGGTTCTGGTGATTGGCTCGGGCCCGATTGTCATCGGGCAGGCCGTCGAGTTCGACTACTCCGGTACCCAAGCCATCAAGGCTCTCCGGGATGAAGGCGTGGAGGTGGTGCTGCTCAACAGCAACCCCGCCACGGTGATGACGGACCCCGAATTCGCCTTTCGCACCTATATCGAGCCCATCACCGTCGACGCGGCGGAGCGCATCCTCGCCGCCGAACGGCCGGACTCGCTCCTGCCCACCATGGGGGGCCAGACGGCCCTCAACCTGGCCAAGGCGCTCGCCGAGCAGGGCATCCTGGAGAAGTACGGGGTGCGGCTGATTGGTGCGTCGCTGGAGGCCATCAACAAGGCCGAGGACCGCCAGCTCTTCAAGGCGGCGATGCAGAAGATTGGCGTGGCGCTGCCCAAGAGCGGCTACGCGACGACGCTCGACCAGGCCATGTCGCTGGTGGAGGAGATCGGCTTCCCGTCCATCATCCGGCCCTCCTTCACGCTCGGCGGCACCGGCGGCGGCATCGCCTACAACCGCGAGGAGTTCGAGACCATCTGCCGCTCGGGCCTGAAGGCCTCGCCCACGTCCACCATCCTCGTCGAGGAGAGCGTGCTGGGGTGGAAGGAGTACGAGCTGGAGGTGGTCCGCGACACCGCGGACAACGTCATCATCGTCTGCTCCATCGAGAACCTGGACCCCATGGGGGTGCACACGGGTGACTCCATCACGGTGGCGCCCGCGCAGACGCTGACGGACCGCGAGTACCAGCGGATGCGTCAGGCGTCCCTGGCCATCATCCGGGAGATTGGCGTCGACACGGGTGGCAGCAACATCCAGTTCGGCATCCACCCGAAGGATGGCCGCATGGTGGTCATCGAGATGAACCCGCGCGTGTCCCGCTCCAGCGCGCTGGCGTCGAAGGCGACGGGGTATCCCATCGCGAAGATCGCCGCGAAGCTGGCCCTGGGCTACACGCTGGACGAGCTGCGCAACGACATCACCCGCGACACGCCGGCCTCGTTCGAGCCGACGCTGGACTACGTGGTGGTGAAGGTGCCGCGCTTCAACTTCGAGAAGTTCCCGCACGCGGACCGGACGTTGACCACGAGCATGCGCTCGGTGGGCGAGGTGATGGCCATCGGCCGGACCTTCCCCGAGGCGTACATGAAGGCGCTGCGCTCGATGGAGCTGGGGCGCGTGGGGCTGGAGCCGCCCGAGCTGCCGCAGGAGAAGGAGGAGCGCGAGAAGGTGCTGCGCGAGGCGCTGCGCATCCCGCGCCCCGAGCGGCCGTGGTTCGTGGCCCAGGCCTTCCGCGAGGGCCTGACGGTGGCGGACGTGCACCAGCTGTCCGCCATCGACCCGTGGTTCCTGCGCTACATCGAGATGTTGGTGCGCGAGGCGCAGTCCATCCAGGAGTACGGCCGGTTGGACCAGCTGCCGGACGAGGTGCTGCGGCAGGCGAAGGCGCACGGCTTCTCCGACAAGTACCTGGGCAAGCTGCTCGGCTACCCGGAGGAGGAGGTGCGGGCGCACCGGCACTCGCGCAGCATCCGTCCGGTGTTCAAGCGGGTGGACACGTGCGCGGCGGAGTTCGAGGCCTTCACGCCGTACCTGTATTCGACGTACGAGGAGGAGGACGAGGCGCCTCCGACGGACCGGCAGAAGGTGCTCATCCTGGGCAGCGGTCCCATCCGGATTGGGCAGGGCATCGAGTTCGACTACGCGTGCGTGCACGCGGCCTTCGCGCTGCGCGAGGCCGGGTACGAGACGGTGATGGTCAACTGCAACCCGGAGACGGTGTCGACAGACTACGACACGTCGGACCGGCTGTACTTCGAGCCGCTGACGATTGAGGACGTGCTCGAGGTGTCCCAGCGCGAGAAGCCGGTGGGGGCGATTGTCCAGTTCGGCGGGCAGACGCCGCTGCGCATCTCGGTGCCGCTGGAGAAGGCGGGCCTGCCGATTCTCGGGACGCCGCCGGACGCGATTGACCGGGCGGAGGACCGCGAGCGGTTCAGCGCGCTCATCGAGAAGCTGGGGCTGACGCAGCCGGAGAACGGGGTGGCGCGCAGCCACGCGGAGGCGTTCAAGGTGGCCGAGCGCATCGGCTATCCGGTGATGGTGCGTCCCTCGTACGTGCTGGGCGGGCGGGCGATGGAGACGGTGTACGACGCGTCCAGCCTGGAGCGGTACATGCGCGAGGCGGTGAGCGCGTCGCCGGAGCACCCGGTGCTCATCGACCGGTTCCTGAAGGACGCCATCGAGGTGGATCTGGACCTGGTGGCGGACCGGACGGGCGCGGTGATGATTGGCGGGGTGCTGGAGCACATCCAGGAGGCAGGGGTGCACTCGGGTGACGCGGCGGCGACGCTGCCGCCGCACTCGTTGTCGCCGGACCTGGTGGAGCGGATGAAGGACCAGGCGATTGCGCTAGCGCAGGAGCTGGGCGTGGTGGGGCTGATGAACGTGCAGTTCGCCATCCAGGGGAAGACCATCTACATCCTGGAAGTGAACCCGCGTGCGAGCCGCACGGTGCCGTTCATCTCGAAGGCCACGGGTGTGGCGATGGCGAAGATCGCCGCGCTGTGCATGGTGGGCAAGACGCTGGTGGAGCTGGGGGCGACGCAGGAGCCCCAGATGAACCACGTCGCGGTGAAGGAGAGCGTGTTCCCGTTCGCGCGCTTCGCGGGCGTGGACGTCATCCTGGGGCCCGAGATGAAGTCGACGGGCGAGGTGATGGGCCTGGCGCAGGACTACGCGTCGGCCTTTGCGAAGAGCCAGCTGGCGGCGGGGGTGAAGCTGCCGAAGAGCGGCAAGGTGTTCATCTCCGTGAAGGACGACGACAAGCCGGCGGTGGTGGACCTGGCGCGGCGCCTGCGGGCGATGGGGTTCACGCTCATCGTGACGGCGGGGACACACAAGTACCTGGCGACGAAGGGCATCGAGGCGCAGGTGGTGCAGAAGGTGAAGGAGGGCCGGCCGAACATCGTCGACAAGATCGTCGACGGGGAGATCGTGCTGGTCATCAACACCACCTTCGGCAAGCAGGAGATTTCCGACAGCTTCTCGATTCGCCGTGAGTCGTTGATGCACTCGGTGCCGTACTACACGACGGTGCAGGCGGCGCGCATGGCAGTGGGCGCGCTGGAGTCGCTCAAGCGCGCGGACCTGGAGGTCAAGCCGCTCCAGGAGTACCTGGGCGTCACGAGCACGGTGCCGGGCAAGGCGCGCCGGTAG
- a CDS encoding DUF6119 family protein, with the protein MKLNITLFSKEIQDFDSCLRKSSPSRLPKSIRSNKKLPGAEYDIYLLKAQPNPPKWLPFIHAHVQPGAVADIANAANSALILLKVETPEGLRIFAIAIGHGHHLINKDVIEPQFGLLTTLNGVDPERLKLVDSKRIGVQTLQKREASNLETKLADFDFEFDAELLHIVSGACADEKLGTRIRGSDSLLLTSKLDFEALPEKCLSIHKTFREDTYQKKFSFIDHIKPEKSARTLDKLDSKLVEALNQRLTTAKLSVAYPDQIDYEANSHYVLQGRGSHREFNEVTLPALYDYLGDDEVEFADLKKIRITGIEVDSGAMRQTAAEPLHAYLTYEVDLDGIKFVLCNRKWYRISNDYLDQIQQELATLILPSETPGLKPWHQTLNKKEKLTHIEGDYNIQYKQDADFLYMDKELFTFGPGLGHSKIEIADLFHRPSKKLFCVKRLNDSATLSHLFSQATVSADLFRQHAPYRDKFVTEVTRQWPSQTFSHEDIDSLRFVYALGTERTEPLLEILPIFSKVMLLKHARMLQRTRFKVEIARVEMKPGTAPAAPAVTFPRRRRKQQTTTSQSSP; encoded by the coding sequence ATGAAGCTCAACATCACACTCTTCTCCAAGGAGATCCAAGACTTCGACAGCTGCCTGCGAAAGTCCTCTCCTTCGCGTCTCCCCAAATCAATCAGGTCCAACAAGAAGCTCCCGGGGGCCGAGTACGACATCTACCTCCTCAAGGCGCAGCCCAATCCACCCAAGTGGCTCCCCTTCATCCACGCACACGTCCAGCCGGGTGCTGTCGCCGATATCGCGAACGCCGCCAACTCCGCGCTCATCCTGCTCAAAGTCGAGACTCCGGAAGGCCTCAGGATCTTCGCAATTGCCATCGGGCACGGGCATCACCTCATCAACAAGGACGTCATCGAGCCCCAGTTCGGCTTGCTGACCACACTCAATGGAGTTGACCCTGAGCGCCTCAAGCTCGTCGACTCCAAGCGTATCGGCGTTCAGACGCTCCAGAAACGAGAAGCCTCCAACCTCGAAACGAAGCTCGCGGATTTCGACTTCGAGTTCGACGCAGAGCTCCTGCACATCGTCTCCGGAGCCTGCGCTGACGAGAAGCTCGGGACGCGGATTCGTGGCTCGGATAGCCTCCTGCTCACGAGCAAGCTCGACTTCGAGGCGCTGCCCGAAAAATGCCTGTCAATCCACAAGACCTTTCGCGAGGACACCTACCAGAAAAAGTTCAGCTTCATCGATCACATCAAACCTGAGAAGAGCGCACGCACCTTGGACAAGCTGGACTCAAAGCTGGTCGAAGCCCTCAACCAGCGTCTAACGACCGCGAAGCTCTCCGTCGCCTATCCGGATCAGATCGACTACGAGGCGAACTCCCACTATGTGCTCCAGGGGCGCGGCAGCCACCGTGAATTCAACGAGGTCACCCTACCCGCACTCTATGACTACCTCGGTGACGATGAGGTCGAGTTCGCCGACCTCAAGAAGATCCGGATCACGGGTATCGAGGTCGATTCGGGAGCAATGAGACAGACTGCGGCGGAGCCACTTCACGCCTACCTCACCTATGAAGTGGACCTCGATGGCATCAAGTTTGTGCTCTGCAATCGGAAATGGTACCGCATCAGCAACGACTATCTCGACCAGATACAGCAAGAGCTCGCCACGCTCATCCTCCCGAGTGAAACACCAGGGCTCAAGCCCTGGCATCAAACCCTCAACAAAAAAGAAAAACTGACACACATCGAAGGTGACTACAACATCCAGTACAAACAGGATGCCGATTTCCTGTACATGGACAAAGAGCTCTTCACCTTTGGCCCTGGCCTTGGTCACAGCAAGATCGAGATCGCGGACCTCTTCCATCGCCCGAGCAAGAAGCTGTTCTGCGTGAAGCGCCTGAACGACTCGGCCACACTCAGCCACCTCTTCTCTCAGGCCACCGTCTCAGCGGACCTCTTCCGGCAGCACGCCCCCTACCGGGACAAGTTCGTCACCGAAGTCACGCGGCAGTGGCCTTCACAAACCTTCTCTCACGAAGACATCGACTCCCTGCGGTTCGTCTATGCCCTTGGCACCGAGCGGACAGAGCCGCTGTTGGAGATCCTCCCCATCTTCAGCAAGGTCATGCTCCTCAAGCACGCGCGGATGCTCCAGCGAACACGTTTCAAGGTCGAGATCGCCCGGGTCGAAATGAAGCCGGGAACAGCACCCGCCGCGCCGGCGGTCACGTTTCCCAGACGGAGACGGAAGCAACAGACCACCACCTCCCAGTCCTCTCCGTGA
- a CDS encoding type I restriction endonuclease, which produces MGLGEDLRLLSEQVRKRQAFIKGEEATKQALILPFIQALGYDIYDPTETQPEYVADFAKKRGGVMEKVDYALHLKGQPALFIECKAADATPEDHDGQLARYFNATPSVRIGVVTNGTRYRFFTDLQSSNMMDATPFMEFNVLNFSDRDVDLLRPFTKEFFDATSIQGHAEEIIFVGKVTALINELLRNPSESFVRFLLAEVELVSGRVTRNVVERFVPIVKKSIQTTLLDMMTKSIQQEIAQPNPPNAAAPSPAEALQRTAEVAEAPAVPQIETTELELEIFRIVQKQCAESALRQSISYKDSTSYFGINLGKVTSWFLRAFTNGKKKSLVTRLPAEQAAMLAPGFEVEAAPDGIGKSRIYFNASGDIEKLRTLVLVAYEEEARRQSSGNADGGSSSENTTSA; this is translated from the coding sequence ATGGGCCTTGGCGAAGATTTGCGACTGCTGTCCGAGCAGGTTCGTAAGCGGCAGGCGTTCATCAAGGGGGAAGAAGCCACGAAGCAGGCCCTCATCCTCCCGTTCATCCAAGCACTGGGTTACGACATCTACGACCCGACGGAGACGCAGCCGGAGTACGTCGCGGACTTCGCCAAGAAGCGCGGCGGCGTCATGGAGAAGGTCGACTACGCGCTGCACCTGAAGGGCCAGCCCGCGCTCTTCATCGAGTGCAAGGCCGCGGATGCCACGCCCGAGGACCACGACGGACAACTGGCTCGCTATTTCAATGCCACGCCGTCCGTGCGCATCGGCGTCGTGACGAATGGCACACGCTACCGGTTCTTCACCGACCTCCAGTCGTCCAACATGATGGACGCGACTCCGTTCATGGAGTTCAACGTCCTCAACTTCTCCGACCGTGATGTCGACCTGCTCAGGCCCTTCACGAAGGAGTTCTTCGACGCGACCTCCATCCAAGGGCACGCCGAGGAGATAATCTTCGTCGGCAAGGTCACGGCGCTCATCAATGAGCTGCTGCGCAATCCCTCGGAGAGCTTCGTCCGGTTCCTGCTCGCGGAAGTGGAGCTGGTCTCCGGGCGCGTCACTCGCAACGTGGTCGAGCGCTTCGTCCCCATCGTGAAGAAGTCCATCCAGACCACGCTCCTGGACATGATGACGAAGTCGATCCAGCAGGAGATCGCCCAGCCCAACCCGCCGAATGCCGCCGCGCCAAGCCCCGCGGAGGCGCTGCAGCGAACGGCGGAGGTCGCCGAGGCGCCCGCAGTGCCGCAGATCGAAACCACGGAACTAGAGCTGGAGATCTTCCGAATCGTCCAGAAGCAGTGCGCTGAGTCCGCACTCAGGCAGTCCATCAGTTACAAGGACTCGACCAGCTATTTCGGCATCAACCTGGGCAAGGTGACGTCCTGGTTCCTCCGGGCGTTCACCAACGGGAAGAAGAAGTCGCTCGTCACCCGACTGCCGGCGGAACAAGCGGCGATGCTCGCTCCGGGGTTCGAGGTGGAGGCGGCGCCGGATGGAATCGGCAAGAGCCGCATCTACTTCAACGCGTCTGGCGACATCGAAAAGCTCCGGACACTGGTGCTCGTCGCCTACGAGGAGGAAGCCAGGAGGCAGAGCAGCGGCAACGCCGATGGTGGCTCCTCCTCTGAGAACACGACATCAGCCTGA
- a CDS encoding fatty acid desaturase family protein, which yields MSSSLPPAFNIASVDVEGFHRDLKALRAELDANLGEADAKHLRKIERWGRIGTILGIATCWIAPNPFSAAALSVGRSTRWLLMHHVGHRGYDRVPGLPASRTGKGFAKGARRYLDWLDWMLPDAWVFEHNVLHHSYTGEESDPDLLERNAEGTLRNPARPLFLRYVQLTLLALTWRASYYAPETLSALRRKGRRDGGSLSGAEWKELLLRCYLPYAAVQFVLFPALFLIIGPWAAFSAFCNSLMADVLTSVHTFLVVGPNHTGEDLYRFDTSPANKGERYVQQVIGSANYRTGGDLNDFAHLWLNYQIEHHIWPDLPMLKYREVQPKVLALCQKYGIPYVQESVWTRVRKMVDVVVGKRSMRKLTQREGSEAAPVATDDLQAHVA from the coding sequence ATGTCGTCGTCTCTGCCCCCCGCGTTCAACATCGCCTCCGTGGACGTGGAGGGCTTCCACCGGGACCTGAAGGCACTGCGCGCGGAGCTGGACGCCAATCTGGGCGAGGCGGACGCGAAGCACCTTCGCAAGATCGAACGCTGGGGCCGCATCGGCACGATTCTCGGCATTGCGACCTGCTGGATTGCTCCCAACCCGTTCAGCGCCGCCGCGCTCAGCGTGGGCCGCTCGACGCGCTGGCTCCTCATGCATCACGTGGGGCACCGTGGCTATGACCGCGTCCCCGGGCTCCCCGCATCCCGCACCGGCAAGGGCTTCGCCAAGGGTGCTCGTCGCTACCTCGACTGGCTCGACTGGATGCTCCCCGATGCCTGGGTGTTCGAGCACAACGTCCTGCACCACTCGTACACGGGTGAGGAGTCGGACCCCGACCTCCTCGAACGCAACGCGGAGGGCACGCTGCGCAACCCGGCGCGCCCCCTGTTCCTGCGCTACGTCCAGCTTACGCTCCTGGCCCTCACCTGGCGCGCCTCGTACTACGCTCCTGAGACGCTCAGCGCCCTGCGGCGCAAGGGTCGTCGTGATGGTGGCTCGCTCTCCGGCGCCGAGTGGAAGGAGCTGCTGCTCCGCTGCTACCTCCCGTACGCCGCCGTCCAGTTCGTCCTCTTCCCGGCCCTGTTCCTCATCATCGGACCCTGGGCGGCGTTCAGCGCGTTCTGCAACTCGCTGATGGCGGACGTGCTCACCAGCGTCCACACGTTCCTCGTCGTCGGCCCCAATCACACCGGCGAGGACCTGTATCGCTTCGACACGTCCCCCGCGAACAAGGGCGAGCGCTACGTCCAGCAGGTCATCGGCAGCGCGAACTACCGCACCGGCGGAGACCTCAACGACTTCGCCCACCTCTGGCTGAACTACCAGATCGAACACCACATCTGGCCCGACCTGCCGATGCTCAAGTACCGCGAGGTCCAGCCCAAGGTCCTCGCCCTCTGCCAGAAGTACGGCATCCCGTATGTGCAGGAGAGCGTCTGGACCCGCGTCCGGAAGATGGTGGACGTCGTCGTGGGCAAGCGCTCCATGCGCAAGCTCACCCAGCGCGAGGGCTCGGAGGCCGCTCCAGTCGCCACCGATGACCTTCAGGCCCACGTGGCCTGA
- a CDS encoding TonB C-terminal domain-containing protein — MSGRVNEMVTGQQAALRVANGLIDPYFSRVREEIEKGLEDAPLFSKPKLLHQAATSWASQAKNFGASGNPGGSAPLAPTSSEQLLALQNRAGDESMERLRGLDQAGDELRKLADGSSSKLVVTLELWQDADGTLRDKKVVTPSGNPSYDTYVLNTVSGSLAKLGAPAEGARGVRAEGIHTRWAVEGRVVYTIKLKKLESKDSLYVAGALALGMLAGRFDETTGEVEVIDLRNPRFVCQAKLLRVY, encoded by the coding sequence GTGTCAGGTCGGGTCAACGAGATGGTCACGGGGCAGCAGGCCGCGCTCCGAGTCGCGAACGGACTCATCGACCCGTACTTCAGCCGGGTGCGTGAGGAGATCGAGAAGGGGCTCGAGGACGCACCGTTGTTCTCGAAGCCGAAGCTGCTGCATCAAGCCGCGACGTCGTGGGCATCCCAGGCGAAGAACTTCGGGGCCTCGGGCAATCCCGGAGGCTCGGCGCCTCTGGCCCCCACATCCTCCGAGCAGCTCCTGGCGCTCCAGAACCGCGCGGGAGACGAGTCCATGGAGCGCCTCCGAGGACTCGACCAGGCAGGCGACGAGCTGCGGAAGCTCGCGGACGGGAGCAGCTCCAAGCTCGTCGTCACGCTGGAGCTCTGGCAGGACGCGGATGGGACGCTGCGGGACAAGAAGGTGGTGACGCCGAGCGGGAACCCCTCGTACGACACCTATGTGCTGAACACGGTGTCGGGCTCGCTGGCGAAGCTCGGGGCCCCCGCGGAGGGAGCGCGCGGCGTCCGCGCCGAGGGGATCCACACGCGCTGGGCCGTGGAGGGACGCGTCGTGTACACCATCAAATTGAAGAAGCTCGAGAGCAAGGACAGCCTGTACGTCGCCGGGGCGCTGGCCCTGGGCATGCTGGCGGGCCGCTTCGACGAGACCACGGGAGAAGTCGAGGTCATCGACCTGCGCAACCCTCGCTTCGTCTGTCAGGCGAAGCTGCTGCGGGTGTATTGA
- the def gene encoding peptide deformylase: MVLKIVQAGEPVLRAQARDLTPEEIGSPEIQRLIVLMRDTMRDAPGVGLAAPQVGVGLRLVVIEDRAEYQAGVAPADLSARERQPVPFHVLINPTLTVEDATPAEFHEGCLSVTGFAALVARARGVRVDALDEQGRPVTIRATGWYARILQHELDHLDGTLYVDRMATRSFTTGENHRRHWAGRSTAEVRSALRIPSDSEQSST; this comes from the coding sequence ATGGTGCTCAAGATCGTCCAGGCGGGAGAGCCGGTGCTGCGTGCGCAGGCGCGAGACCTGACCCCCGAGGAGATTGGCAGTCCAGAGATTCAACGGCTCATCGTGTTGATGCGCGACACGATGCGCGACGCCCCCGGTGTGGGGCTGGCGGCACCCCAGGTCGGTGTGGGCCTTCGCCTGGTCGTCATCGAGGACCGCGCGGAGTACCAGGCAGGCGTGGCTCCCGCGGACCTCTCGGCACGGGAGCGGCAGCCGGTGCCCTTCCATGTGCTCATCAACCCGACGCTGACGGTCGAGGACGCGACCCCCGCCGAGTTCCACGAGGGCTGCCTCAGCGTGACAGGCTTCGCGGCGCTCGTGGCCCGAGCACGTGGTGTTCGCGTGGACGCGCTGGACGAGCAGGGCCGCCCCGTGACGATTCGCGCGACGGGCTGGTACGCCCGCATCCTCCAGCATGAACTGGACCACCTCGACGGCACGCTCTACGTCGACCGGATGGCCACTCGCAGCTTCACGACGGGGGAGAACCATCGTCGTCACTGGGCCGGGCGCTCCACCGCCGAGGTCCGCTCCGCGCTCCGAATCCCCTCGGACTCGGAGCAGTCCTCGACCTGA
- a CDS encoding glutathione S-transferase family protein, whose amino-acid sequence MTVANEDLIRPILIGRSSSHFTRIARIFAAELGVAYDFHILRDIMSPNLQDYGGNPALKIPVLRTARGSWFGALNVCRELRRHSASKARVVWPEDLTESLSANAQELVLQTMATEVTIVMSKVGGGAESGAHHDKLRKSLLNMMAWLEQNVDAALSELPSERGVSFLEVSLYCLVMHLSFREVLDTTPYAALTAFCQRFGERASCVGTTFRFDT is encoded by the coding sequence ATGACTGTCGCGAACGAAGACCTCATCCGGCCCATCCTGATTGGCCGCTCGAGCTCTCACTTCACCCGCATCGCGCGCATCTTCGCGGCGGAGCTGGGCGTCGCCTACGACTTCCACATCCTGCGGGACATCATGTCCCCCAATCTCCAAGACTACGGCGGCAATCCCGCGCTCAAGATTCCCGTGCTGCGCACGGCCCGAGGCTCGTGGTTCGGTGCGCTCAATGTCTGCCGCGAGCTGCGGCGCCACTCCGCGAGCAAGGCCCGCGTGGTGTGGCCCGAGGACCTGACCGAGTCCCTGTCCGCCAACGCGCAGGAACTGGTCCTCCAGACCATGGCCACGGAGGTGACAATCGTCATGTCCAAGGTGGGGGGCGGGGCCGAGAGTGGGGCTCACCACGACAAGCTGCGCAAGAGCCTGCTCAACATGATGGCGTGGCTGGAGCAGAACGTGGACGCGGCGCTCTCCGAGCTTCCCTCGGAGCGGGGCGTGAGCTTCCTCGAGGTCTCCCTCTATTGCCTGGTGATGCACCTGTCGTTCCGCGAGGTGCTGGACACCACACCCTACGCGGCGCTCACCGCGTTCTGTCAGCGCTTCGGTGAGCGGGCCTCGTGCGTCGGGACGACGTTCCGCTTCGACACCTGA
- a CDS encoding MBL fold metallo-hydrolase, producing MITEVQAGPYTVRGISVGGVYTSLQVPELDVVLDVGIPIRSFAGCDRIFLSHAHPDHASALGALLGIRRLMGKGAPQLFIPAEIEAPVHEALQVLSRLHHTSMEVTTVPMRHGDVQPLGQGLHVRAFRTHHPVPSLGYQFFRRATKLRPEFLALPPQEIAQRRKAGEDLFTQVDHLELAYATDTLSRILETEPTLFDSRVLVIECTFVDPKRSVQDARDRAHLHLDELLAQADRFRNEALVLMHFSQALGPQEVHALVRERLPPSLAERVRIFAPESGRWFG from the coding sequence ATGATCACCGAGGTCCAGGCAGGTCCCTATACCGTCCGAGGCATCTCCGTCGGCGGTGTCTACACCTCCCTCCAGGTGCCCGAGCTGGACGTGGTGCTCGACGTCGGCATCCCCATCCGCTCGTTCGCCGGGTGTGATCGCATCTTCCTCAGCCACGCACATCCGGACCACGCCAGTGCGCTCGGGGCTTTGCTCGGCATCCGCCGGTTGATGGGGAAGGGCGCTCCGCAGCTCTTCATCCCCGCCGAAATCGAGGCGCCCGTTCATGAGGCCCTCCAGGTCCTCTCCCGGCTCCATCACACGTCGATGGAGGTGACCACCGTCCCGATGCGGCATGGAGATGTCCAGCCTCTCGGGCAGGGGCTCCACGTGCGCGCCTTCCGCACGCATCACCCGGTGCCCTCCCTTGGCTATCAGTTCTTCCGCCGCGCGACGAAGCTCCGGCCCGAGTTCCTCGCGCTGCCGCCGCAGGAGATCGCCCAGCGTCGCAAGGCCGGTGAGGACCTCTTCACCCAGGTGGACCATCTGGAGCTCGCCTACGCGACCGACACGCTCTCGCGCATCCTGGAGACCGAGCCGACGTTGTTCGACTCGCGCGTGCTCGTCATCGAGTGCACCTTCGTCGACCCGAAGCGGTCCGTGCAGGATGCGAGGGATCGCGCGCACCTCCACCTCGATGAGCTCCTCGCCCAGGCCGACCGCTTCCGCAACGAGGCCCTCGTGCTGATGCACTTCAGCCAGGCGCTCGGACCGCAGGAGGTGCACGCCCTGGTTCGCGAGCGACTGCCTCCCTCGCTCGCGGAGCGCGTCCGCATCTTCGCGCCTGAGTCGGGTCGTTGGTTCGGCTGA
- a CDS encoding HD domain-containing protein encodes MKTKSSPPVALLRGRKTLPLIETYFELNQLKQLFRQGWLRVGIPTERCESVAEHSLFVALLCLFIVDSHFPEADAGRAVRIALLHDLGEAYVGDLTPHDGVAREDKHAKERRAMEQLVGKLPRGAEYLSLWDEYEQGTSFEARLVRQVDRLEMGLQACVYEHQGAGDLSEFFASVEKVLEAPELRAVLTELESLRPD; translated from the coding sequence ATGAAGACGAAGAGCTCGCCGCCCGTGGCCCTGTTGCGAGGACGCAAGACGCTCCCGCTCATCGAGACGTACTTCGAGCTGAACCAACTGAAGCAGCTCTTCCGTCAAGGCTGGTTGCGGGTGGGGATTCCGACCGAGCGCTGCGAGAGCGTGGCGGAGCACTCGCTCTTCGTGGCGCTGCTGTGCCTGTTCATCGTGGACAGCCACTTCCCGGAGGCGGACGCGGGTCGCGCGGTGCGCATCGCGTTGCTCCATGACCTGGGTGAGGCGTACGTGGGAGACCTGACGCCGCACGACGGCGTGGCGCGCGAGGACAAGCACGCGAAGGAGCGACGAGCCATGGAGCAGCTCGTGGGGAAGCTGCCGCGCGGCGCGGAATACCTGTCACTCTGGGACGAGTACGAACAAGGCACCTCGTTCGAAGCCCGACTCGTGCGGCAGGTGGACCGGCTGGAGATGGGGCTGCAGGCGTGCGTCTATGAACACCAGGGCGCGGGAGACCTGTCCGAGTTCTTCGCGTCGGTGGAGAAGGTCCTGGAGGCGCCCGAGCTGCGCGCGGTGCTCACTGAGTTGGAGTCGCTGCGGCCGGACTGA